ATGATTTTGCGCATAAAAAAACCCGCTTTCTGCTTAGAGAAAGCGGGCCGAATTAAAGTATAAATGTATCTTTAGACAGGCAATAGAACGCTTACTCTAGCGGAGGCAGAGCAGCATAATAATAGCGCTGTAATTGAGTTTGTTTCATCTTTGATTATCTTAAGCGCTCTAAATCAAGCGTTTTAAGGAATAAGGGCAAAGAAAGCAGGCCTTTTGCGAAAATCCAAGTTTTTTATTAGTTTTTTGTCATTGAACTCAAATTAATCCTATGCACACACATTATCACATTCGACTTTCACAGGATGGGCAACTTTGGGCAGAATTTTCATTGCCCGAGGAGGCGGAGGCTAGTCTTTTGCTCAACTCATTAGAAACGATCTTGGACCTTTATCGGGAAGAGGACATTCATTTTTTGTTTAATGAGCGAAAAATCACGGCGGGGCCTGCGCAAAGAGAGCAGGAGCAATCCATTTTAGAATTGAGTCTAGCAGAACTTTGGGGAGATTTGGATGAGGCCTTATTGGTTTTGAACGGGCAAATTTGGAAGCTCTACCTTTTGGACAGGGCCTTAGAAGGGCCTGCCGAGCCGCAGCTTTTGGAGTTAGGGCCACAACTGCAGGAAGTTTGGCAGGAGCCTGCTTCTTTATTGGAAGAATTGACTAATATGTTGGAAATGGCGCCTTTGCCATTGGAGGAAGAGGAAGACGACAACCCTTATACCGTTCAGGAATTGGCTCTTTTTCAGACCCAGATGGAATTTAAGAAAATCCAGTTTCGTCAGTACAAAGCCTTGGGCGAAAGAGCCATGCAGCAGCTGCCCGAGGCCGAGTTATTTCGGCAATTTTCTGCTGATCAAAACAGCATAGCCATTATTGTGCAGCATCTTTGGGGCAACATGCGTTCTCGTTGGACCGACTTTTTGAACACGGATGGCGAGAAAGACTGGCGAAACAGAGACAATGAATTTGAGCTATACCTCAAGGACCGTAAAGCGGTGATGGACTATTGGGAAGAGGGCTGGTTATTTCTTTTCAATGCGCTAGACCAATTGGAGGCCAAAGACTGGGACCGCAACATCTACATTCGGGGCGAGGAGCATTATGTTTGGCAGGCGATCGATCGGCAACTGGCTCATTATAGTTATCATATTGGCCAGATTGTACTTTTTGCTCGCATCTTTAAACAAGATCCTTGGGAAAGTCTTTCTATTCCCAGAGGCAAATCGGCGGAATACAACCAAATGATGCGAGAGGAAAACGAAAGAGAAGACTAGCGTTTGGGCGGGCTTATTCTGAGGAAGAAAAGGCCCGCTTTGCTATGATTTTTTTTGAAAAAGCTGGATATTGAGCAGTTGTAAATGAAACTAGGCTGGAGGTGGAGACTTGAGCCTAGGCCATTTTAATTAAAATGAGTGCAGTAGTTCTCTATAAATGATAAATAAAGCCTCTCTTTTACCGTAAAAAGACAGCGAAATGATCGATCTGCTGAATAAACTATTGTCGCTTACTACCGAAAATGAAGTAGTAGAATTTAAGGAAGCAAGAAGGCAGTATGATAAAAACAAACTGGGAAAATACTTCTCTGCCCTAAGTAACGAAGCCAACCTAAGTGGCAAGTCTCAGGCCTGGTTAGTCTTTGGTGTAAAGAACGATAAAACTGTTATTGGTACAATAATAAACGATCATCAAATCAATGATTATAAAGCAGAAATAGCGAACCACAGTAGCCCCAATCTATCCTTTGTAAATGTACATCGGGTAAATTACCAGGGACGAGATGTTTTAATGTTTGAAATTCCTGCTGCCCCAGAAGGTACCCCAGTTTCATGGAAGGGCTTTTGGTATGGAAGAGATGGAGAAAGTTTGGGCGCTTTAAATTTAAATGAGCTGGAAAATATTCGGAATCAAAACAAAAGTTATGATTGGTCTGCCCAGATTATTGAGCAAGCGACTTTAGATGATTTGGATCCGGCAGCAATTAAGAAGGCGAGGGAAATGTTTGCGATAAAAAACCCTAAACTAAAAGAACAGATACCGACTTGGAGTGATCGCACTTTTTTAAATAAAGCCAAACTTACGATTAAAGGTCAATTAACCCATGCCGCTATTTTATTATTGGCTAAGCCGGAGTCGGAGCACTTCATTTCTCCTGCAACAGCTAAGATATCATGGATATTAAAAGACAAAGATAATTTAGAAAAGGACTACCAACACTTTTCTTGTCCACTCTTATTAGAAGTAGAGAACGTAAAGTCAAAGATTCGGAACTTAAAATACCGTTACATAAAAGACGGTTCCTTATTCCCTGATGAAGTTGATCAATACGACCCTTATATTATAAGAGAGGCATTAAATAATTGTATTGCGCATCAGGACTACAGCTTAGGTGGAAAAATAAACATTGTAGAAAATGAGGCAGGTGAACTCATATTCTCTAATATGGGATCATTTATTCCTGTTTCTGTAGAACAAGTAATTAAGGCAGATGCCCCTGAATCTAGATATCGCAATTCCTTTTTAGCTAATGCCATGGTTAATCTAAATATGATTGACACCATTGGTAGCGGTATTAAGCGAATGTTTGTCATTCAGAAAAACAAATACTTTCCCTTGCCTGACTATGATCTTAGCAACAATCAGGTGAAGGTAAAAATTACGGCTAAGGTGCTTGATATAAAATATGCGCGAAAAATTGCCCAGCTCCCCGAACTATCATTAGAGGAAATTATTCTGCTAGATAAGGTAGCCAAGCAAAAACTATTAACGGATGAGGAAATTAAATCGTTAAAAGCCAAGAAACTAATCGAGGGAAGAAAGCCCAACTTTCATATTTCCTCAGAAGTAGCTAAAGCATCGGGAGATAAAGCAAGGTATATAAAGCAGAGAGGGATTGACGATAAGTTTTATGAACAATTAATTATTCAATATTTGAATAAATTTCAAGCAGCTAGTAGCGCTGACCTTAAAAAACTACTACTCGATAAATTACCTGAAATTTTAGCTCCCAAACAGAAAGAAAATAAAATCAGAAATATGTTGCAAAAGATGAAGCGCAACTCACTAATAAAGCTAAATGAAAACCGAGAATGGCAACTCGTTTAATTTAAACGGGATTTAAACGGGATTTAAACGGGATTTAAACGGGATTTAAACGGGATTTAAACGGGATTTAAACGGGATTTAAACGGGAGACTAACGTAAATACCTGAAAATCAAAAATATAAGCCTCGTTTAATTTGGTTTAAAAAAATTTAATTTAATCGAATTAGCTATTTTTAAATGGTAAAAATTTAAGCCTCAGGAATCGACTAATTAGTCAACTAATCAAAACATTTTTACACAAAGCGCTGCATTTTACTAGAAAATTAGGGTATAATCATCCGATATTTTCATATATAGGCAAAGCAAAAATCAGAACCACCAAATATCAATGATAAATGTCTACTAAAAAGAAACTACATATTCCCATCTTGGCCGATATGGCTGCTGCGGGCCAAGAGCCCGAGGTCCTTTTTTGGGTAGGTTGCGCAGGCAGCTTTGACGATAGAGCCAAAAAAGTAACTGTGGCCTTTAGCAAGCTGCTTTCGGCGGCGGGGGTAGAATTTGCCATTTTGGGCAAAGAAGAAAGTTGTACTGGAGACCCCGCTCGCCGAGCTGGAAACGAGTTCATCTTTCAGATGCAAGCCATGCAAAACATCGAAACGCTCAAGATGTATAATGTGAAGAAGATCGTGACGACTTGTCCGCACTGCTTCAACATTCTAAAAAATGAGTATCCTGTTTTGGGTCTAGAAGGGGTTGAGGTCTTGCACCACACCCAGCTCATTCAAAGTCTATTGGCGGAGGGTAAATTGACTGTAGAAGGCGGCAGCTTTGCAGGCAAGACCCTGACTTACCATGACTCTTGCTACTTAGGTCGAGCCAATGATATTTATGAAGCGCCTAGAGCTATTTTGGAGAAAATTGATGGGCAATTGACTGAAATGCAGCGTTCTCGCTCTAAGGGACTTTGCTGCGGAGCGGGTGGAGCCCAGATGTTTAAGGAAAATGAGCCTGGTGATAAGCGAATCAATATGGAGCGGGCTGAGGAAGTCATTGCTACAGGGGCCGACTATGTTACGGCCAACTGTCCTTTCTGCATTACTATGCTTCAGGATGGACTCAAAGCAGAAAATGACAAGCGCCAAAGTCCTATTATGGTCCTTGACCTTTCTGAAATGATTGTAGAAGCCAATAAACTGTAAGCCTTATGGCCAATTTTGATGCCTTTTCGCCCAATAGCCGACTTTGGATTTATCAGGGCCAGCGCCCTTTTACTGCAGAAGAACAGGCAGAATGGAACCCCAAACTACAAGCCTTTGCCAGTTCTTGGTTGAGCCACCAAAGACAACTTAAAGCTTGGGGCGGAATTTTGCAAGACTACTTTGTGGTCCTGATGGTTGATGAAGAGCAAGCCGATGCTAGTGGCTGTTCTATTGATAAATCTGTTGCTTTTATTAAGGAGATGGGCCAAGCTACTGGCCAAGACCTTTTTGAGCGGATGTTCTTTTTGTACCGCAATGAAGAGGGCCAAATTGAAGGCCTTCCTTCTACTGATTTTGCCGCAGCCTTTGCTGAAGGTAAAATCAAAGCGGATAGCCCCGTCTTCAATAATTTGGTCCAGACCAAGGCCGAACTAGAAAGCAAATGGGAAATTCCTCTAGAAGAGAGTTGGCATAAGAACTTTGTTTAGGGTTTGTTTAATCTTTATCTCCTAAACAAATGTGGCCTCCTCCTCTTTTAATAGAGAAGAACATTTAGAACCGAAGTGGAGCTCACTCCCTTCACAAAAAAAGAATTATGGCACTTACGCCCTCCAATATGCTGCCCCTAGGCACTTCCGCTCCAGCTTTTCAACTGCCTGATACCGTTTCGGGCCAAAGAAAAAGCCTAAGCGAGCTGCAATCTGATCAAGGCACCCTCGTCTTTTTTATTTGTAATCACTGCCCTTATGTCATCCATATCTTGCCTGAGCTCAAACGCCTAGCCCAAGATTATCAGGCAAAAGGAATTAGCTTTATCGCCATTAGCTCCAATGACGTAGAGAACTATCCCGATGATTCTCCCGAAAAGATGAAGGAACTGGCCCAAGAAGAAGGCTGGGACTTTCCCTACCTCTATGATGAGGACCAAAGCGTAGCCAAAGCCTATGATGCCGCCTGTACGCCCGATTTCTACCTCTTTGATGGGGAAGCAAAACTGGCCTACCGTGGTCGTCTAGATGACTCTCGTCCCAATAGCGGAACGCCACTAACTGGCGCAGATTTAAGAGCCGCCCTAGATGCTGTACTCGCTAAACAAGCCGTTAGCGAAACGCAATATCCTAGCGCCGGCTGTGGTATTAAATGGAAAAAATAACCCTATGCATCAAGCATTTTTATGGGAAATAAAGCAGGGAGGCCAAGCGCCTCCCTCTTTTGTCTTGGGCAGTATGCACAGTACCGACCAAAGAGTATTTGGCGGGCTAGACCAATTAACTGCTTTGCTTAAAGAGGTAGAATACTTTGCCCTAGAGTTTGATAGCCAAACCCTAAATGAAGAACAACAGCTTCAACTGCATTTGGCCCAACAACTTCCCCAAGGACAACAACTCTCCGACTTGGTTTCGCCTAGTATTTGGCGCAAGCTCCAACAACTCTTTGCTCAAGAATTGGGCATGCCCTTTTTGCTGGACCAATTGGTCCATAGCCGCCCTATGCTCATTCCCCAATTCTATAACCAATGGAAAAGCGCTAAGGATTATCCTATGGCCCTAGACCATTATCTCCTGCAGTTGGCCCAAGCAGAAGAATTGCAAATTGAAAATCTAGAGACCTTTGAGGAAATGCTCTCGGTCTTTGAAAACCTGCCCCTCCCCCCTCAAATCTGGGCCCTCAAAAAATTTGTCTGTCAAAGAGGCAAGCAATGGAAGAAGTTTCAGCAAAGTCTAGACGCTTATGCCGCAGGCAATCTGCCCTACCTGCTCAAGCAACAACAAAAGGTTTCGGGCAAAAGCAGAAGAGTCATCCTCCTCCAACGCAACCAAGCCATTTTGCCCCGTATGCAAAAACTCATAGAAAAAGGCCCCAACCTAATGGTCCTTGGCCTCTATCATCTGATTGGCAGCCAGGGCTTGTTGCGCAGCCTCAAACAAAAAGGCTATTTAGTACGCCCTTTGTTTTAACGCTTAAGGTAAATTAATTTGTATATCCCAAAAGATAATATTAGTTTTGTATAAGCAGTAGTTAGTCTGCTGCCAGAAAGATCAACTTTCTTCTAAGACGAGATGAAACAAACGATTAAGATGTGCTTTTTACTTAAAACCGTGCACAGCAGAAATCATTACTCATTAACTACCTCTAGATTATGACCATATTTTACAATTGGTAGTTTTAGCCAGAAACAGATGTGTTTTATAAGTCTTGAAAAAGTTTTAAGCGGCCAGGAAAGAACCTTTTACAGCTTTAAAATCTATGAGCAGGAAGAAGTGGAAACTGATGTTGAGCAAACAGAGTTTGATAAATTTAACGAGGCTTTCGAATACTACCAGCAAGATTCTCCCCAAGAAAATAAAAAGATAAAGGAAGAGCATCAAATCATAATTGGTACAATAGCTAAATTGGTCAACTATAAAACTTCGGCTCTATGCTCTACTTTTTTCAGGGCAGAAAGACGAGCTTCAGCGCTCCCCCCGCCCCTTAATAAAAATAAAGTCAGCAATATTTTAGTCGCCCCCAATAGTAAACTAAGACTATATTGCTATATTCTTAATGATCATATCATCATTCTCTGTGGAGGAGGAATCAAATCGGAACAACAAGCCGAAAGATGCCCTAATGTTCAGGCACATTTTTTCCTAGCCAATAGAATCGCAGAGTTTTTTGATGCAGAAAAGAAAAACCTAGGTATAGA
This genomic interval from Saprospira grandis contains the following:
- a CDS encoding RNA-binding domain-containing protein, which produces MIDLLNKLLSLTTENEVVEFKEARRQYDKNKLGKYFSALSNEANLSGKSQAWLVFGVKNDKTVIGTIINDHQINDYKAEIANHSSPNLSFVNVHRVNYQGRDVLMFEIPAAPEGTPVSWKGFWYGRDGESLGALNLNELENIRNQNKSYDWSAQIIEQATLDDLDPAAIKKAREMFAIKNPKLKEQIPTWSDRTFLNKAKLTIKGQLTHAAILLLAKPESEHFISPATAKISWILKDKDNLEKDYQHFSCPLLLEVENVKSKIRNLKYRYIKDGSLFPDEVDQYDPYIIREALNNCIAHQDYSLGGKINIVENEAGELIFSNMGSFIPVSVEQVIKADAPESRYRNSFLANAMVNLNMIDTIGSGIKRMFVIQKNKYFPLPDYDLSNNQVKVKITAKVLDIKYARKIAQLPELSLEEIILLDKVAKQKLLTDEEIKSLKAKKLIEGRKPNFHISSEVAKASGDKARYIKQRGIDDKFYEQLIIQYLNKFQAASSADLKKLLLDKLPEILAPKQKENKIRNMLQKMKRNSLIKLNENREWQLV
- a CDS encoding thioredoxin family protein, with translation MALTPSNMLPLGTSAPAFQLPDTVSGQRKSLSELQSDQGTLVFFICNHCPYVIHILPELKRLAQDYQAKGISFIAISSNDVENYPDDSPEKMKELAQEEGWDFPYLYDEDQSVAKAYDAACTPDFYLFDGEAKLAYRGRLDDSRPNSGTPLTGADLRAALDAVLAKQAVSETQYPSAGCGIKWKK
- a CDS encoding TraB/GumN family protein, producing MHQAFLWEIKQGGQAPPSFVLGSMHSTDQRVFGGLDQLTALLKEVEYFALEFDSQTLNEEQQLQLHLAQQLPQGQQLSDLVSPSIWRKLQQLFAQELGMPFLLDQLVHSRPMLIPQFYNQWKSAKDYPMALDHYLLQLAQAEELQIENLETFEEMLSVFENLPLPPQIWALKKFVCQRGKQWKKFQQSLDAYAAGNLPYLLKQQQKVSGKSRRVILLQRNQAILPRMQKLIEKGPNLMVLGLYHLIGSQGLLRSLKQKGYLVRPLF
- a CDS encoding DUF1572 family protein, which gives rise to MHTHYHIRLSQDGQLWAEFSLPEEAEASLLLNSLETILDLYREEDIHFLFNERKITAGPAQREQEQSILELSLAELWGDLDEALLVLNGQIWKLYLLDRALEGPAEPQLLELGPQLQEVWQEPASLLEELTNMLEMAPLPLEEEEDDNPYTVQELALFQTQMEFKKIQFRQYKALGERAMQQLPEAELFRQFSADQNSIAIIVQHLWGNMRSRWTDFLNTDGEKDWRNRDNEFELYLKDRKAVMDYWEEGWLFLFNALDQLEAKDWDRNIYIRGEEHYVWQAIDRQLAHYSYHIGQIVLFARIFKQDPWESLSIPRGKSAEYNQMMREENERED
- a CDS encoding (Fe-S)-binding protein, with the protein product MSTKKKLHIPILADMAAAGQEPEVLFWVGCAGSFDDRAKKVTVAFSKLLSAAGVEFAILGKEESCTGDPARRAGNEFIFQMQAMQNIETLKMYNVKKIVTTCPHCFNILKNEYPVLGLEGVEVLHHTQLIQSLLAEGKLTVEGGSFAGKTLTYHDSCYLGRANDIYEAPRAILEKIDGQLTEMQRSRSKGLCCGAGGAQMFKENEPGDKRINMERAEEVIATGADYVTANCPFCITMLQDGLKAENDKRQSPIMVLDLSEMIVEANKL